One Thalassotalea hakodatensis DNA segment encodes these proteins:
- a CDS encoding MAPEG family protein translates to MTLLISCLLIALLLPYIAKLPVAIAMHKLGGYNNKAPRSQQAKLTGFGARALAAHQNAFESVIIFAPAVILAIATNHTGELIQQLAIAHIVARIFYHILYLANISTLRSIIWGISLLCALTIVWQCLP, encoded by the coding sequence ATGACTCTTCTCATCAGCTGTTTACTCATTGCCCTATTGTTGCCGTATATTGCTAAATTACCTGTTGCAATTGCGATGCACAAACTTGGAGGCTACAACAACAAGGCCCCAAGAAGCCAACAAGCAAAATTAACCGGGTTTGGTGCTCGCGCATTAGCAGCTCACCAAAATGCCTTCGAGTCTGTCATTATTTTTGCGCCTGCGGTTATTTTAGCGATCGCAACTAACCATACTGGCGAACTCATTCAGCAACTTGCTATAGCCCATATTGTTGCGCGCATCTTTTATCACATTCTCTATTTGGCTAATATTAGTACGTTGCGTAGTATTATTTGGGGTATTAGTTTATTGTGCGCGTTAACCATTGTGTGGC